One Stappia sp. 28M-7 DNA window includes the following coding sequences:
- a CDS encoding patatin-like phospholipase family protein, protein MTGLAKPSGKTHKSFALVFSGGARGLSHAGVLRALISRGFVPSAIVGVSMGAVAGATYALNDNWFDALVDVDTSGFPATPDFRLPGLAARMRGLRTALLAAQDMYFGWGVGARTESWGRSVLSGLTQGKNLEDGRIPVFVCATDMLTGTRVVLGKGRATDYVYASAALAGILPPLVDGPHVLMDGAYADIAPVDVARATGAEVVIAVDPSQRENAVGPKNGMQAMLRSIEICQYEHARLRFDQADLVNRPAFRQTIGTLEFSLKRHCIAAGAVAMRRAYGEMEALLNPGKAERLAGSITG, encoded by the coding sequence TTGACGGGGCTCGCAAAGCCGAGCGGCAAGACCCACAAATCCTTCGCCCTTGTGTTCAGTGGCGGCGCTAGGGGTCTTTCTCATGCGGGTGTGCTACGCGCGCTGATCTCCCGAGGCTTTGTGCCGAGCGCAATCGTAGGGGTATCCATGGGTGCGGTTGCGGGCGCCACCTACGCACTGAATGACAATTGGTTCGACGCACTGGTAGACGTGGATACCAGCGGGTTTCCGGCAACTCCGGACTTTCGCCTGCCCGGTCTGGCCGCAAGAATGAGGGGCCTTCGGACCGCTCTGCTTGCCGCGCAGGACATGTACTTCGGCTGGGGGGTTGGCGCGCGTACCGAGTCATGGGGCCGCAGCGTCCTGTCCGGCCTGACGCAGGGCAAAAACCTGGAGGATGGCCGCATCCCGGTGTTCGTCTGCGCAACCGACATGCTGACCGGCACACGTGTGGTCCTTGGCAAGGGGCGTGCCACGGATTACGTCTATGCCAGCGCGGCGCTTGCCGGGATATTGCCGCCCCTGGTCGATGGACCGCATGTGCTGATGGACGGGGCCTATGCCGACATAGCGCCGGTCGATGTTGCAAGGGCAACAGGTGCAGAGGTCGTGATCGCCGTGGACCCAAGCCAGCGCGAAAACGCGGTTGGCCCGAAAAACGGCATGCAGGCGATGCTGCGATCCATAGAAATCTGCCAGTATGAACATGCACGGCTTCGGTTCGATCAGGCGGATCTGGTGAACCGGCCCGCGTTTCGCCAGACCATCGGGACGCTTGAATTTTCGCTGAAACGGCACTGCATCGCCGCGGGGGCCGTAGCCATGCGCCGCGCTTATGGTGAAATGGAGGCGTTGCTTAATCCCGGAAAGGCGGAGCGGTTGGCCGGCTCAATTACAGGATAA
- a CDS encoding DMT family transporter: protein MRDLLEDSGWMTRLGVFATLFLGMAFFGSGTPTAKIVTAEFPLFLAPFLRLLAAAILTTPLLIAYRKELHEISKSNWLLIAGIGSIGLVAFSLFLMTGMKMVSGVIGAMVMSLSPAAVAVGAAVFLGDRLGPRKLIAVALSVSGVVIINLSGESLQAQSLSTMVLGSLLVFGAVCSATAYSLFAKKATKQVRPVLLIPLAAWIATLLFAIPGLYQAANFDFSGPTLEHWIALLWWGIGPFGIGTMLWFAGLARVRASIASGFMGVMPASGLVVSYIWLGDPFYWIHVVGFAFVLGGILMVAWAHQVGEKRAKEKGKEFSGYSTYPC from the coding sequence ATGCGAGATTTGCTTGAAGATTCCGGTTGGATGACCCGGTTGGGCGTTTTTGCGACGCTCTTCCTTGGCATGGCGTTCTTCGGAAGTGGAACGCCGACTGCGAAGATCGTCACCGCCGAGTTCCCCTTGTTTCTGGCGCCGTTTCTGCGACTGCTGGCGGCAGCGATACTGACCACTCCACTGCTGATCGCCTATCGGAAGGAACTCCATGAAATCAGCAAGAGCAACTGGCTGCTCATCGCAGGTATCGGGTCGATCGGACTGGTCGCTTTCAGCCTCTTTCTGATGACCGGAATGAAAATGGTGAGCGGGGTCATTGGCGCGATGGTGATGAGCCTCAGTCCTGCCGCTGTTGCGGTCGGTGCCGCCGTTTTCCTGGGCGACCGACTGGGCCCCCGCAAGCTGATCGCGGTTGCGTTGTCTGTCTCTGGCGTTGTGATCATCAATCTCTCGGGCGAGTCGCTGCAGGCGCAAAGCCTTTCGACGATGGTTCTCGGCAGCCTGCTCGTTTTCGGTGCCGTCTGCAGTGCCACGGCCTATTCGCTCTTTGCCAAGAAGGCGACAAAACAGGTGAGGCCGGTCCTGCTCATACCGTTGGCGGCGTGGATTGCGACACTGCTTTTCGCGATTCCAGGTCTTTATCAGGCGGCCAACTTCGACTTTTCAGGGCCGACGCTCGAACACTGGATCGCGCTTTTATGGTGGGGTATCGGCCCTTTCGGCATCGGGACCATGCTGTGGTTCGCGGGATTGGCGCGCGTGCGGGCCAGCATCGCCTCCGGCTTCATGGGCGTCATGCCGGCAAGCGGTCTGGTTGTTTCCTACATCTGGCTTGGCGATCCATTCTACTGGATTCACGTGGTGGGCTTCGCCTTCGTTCTCGGCGGTATCCTTATGGTGGCTTGGGCGCATCAAGTCGGCGAGAAGAGAGCCAAGGAAAAGGGAAAGGAATTCAGCGGATACAGCACATATCCATGCTGA
- a CDS encoding NADH-quinone oxidoreductase subunit N: MARDLSFLFPELLLASTVVVMLVAEMLRAPRLALAFGLIGLGLSTALTWPLLEADTSVFGGTYRVDLLSGWAKLILLPGTALALLMTRAEIAGQDREGSIYTLLCLVTLGALMLAGGGDMMLLVLGVVLTGLGSFAMVAWPRDDAATEAAMKYLVFGAVTGSVMIYGLTFWFGGAGSTLFSELGALDGKPLIALAGLVAVLIGLGYKAALVPFQFWAPDAYDGAPVSVAAFLSVITKVAAIFAFAQVLRDLPVATGWPVVVALIAAVTMTFGYLAALVQSNVVRLLAYSSVAQAGYFLLGIVALGSSALALPSVIVFGAAYVAMNLGAFAVIMVAGRDLDDFKGFGRARPVIGVAMVVFLLSLTGIPPLFGFVGKVLLFGAAIEAGYLWLAVIGILNSVLALAVYLRIVVPMYQAGESEAVRAEVALPLLVVLGATALVTALMGLFAGVFPG; encoded by the coding sequence ATGGCGCGTGACCTGTCATTTCTGTTTCCCGAGCTGCTGCTGGCCTCCACGGTCGTGGTCATGCTGGTGGCCGAGATGCTGCGCGCGCCGCGTCTGGCGCTGGCGTTCGGGCTGATCGGGCTGGGCCTGTCCACCGCGCTGACGTGGCCGCTGCTGGAGGCCGACACCAGCGTCTTTGGCGGCACCTACCGAGTCGATCTGCTGTCGGGCTGGGCCAAGCTGATCCTGCTGCCAGGCACCGCGCTGGCGCTTCTGATGACGCGGGCCGAGATTGCCGGGCAGGACCGCGAGGGCAGCATTTACACGCTGCTTTGCCTTGTGACCCTGGGGGCGCTGATGCTGGCGGGCGGTGGCGACATGATGCTGCTGGTCCTTGGTGTGGTGCTGACGGGGCTGGGATCCTTCGCGATGGTGGCCTGGCCGCGCGACGATGCCGCGACCGAGGCGGCGATGAAATACCTGGTCTTCGGCGCCGTCACCGGATCGGTGATGATCTACGGGCTGACCTTCTGGTTCGGCGGGGCCGGGTCGACGCTTTTTTCCGAGCTTGGTGCGCTCGATGGCAAGCCGCTGATTGCCCTGGCGGGGCTGGTCGCGGTGCTGATCGGGCTGGGCTACAAGGCGGCGCTGGTGCCGTTCCAGTTCTGGGCACCCGACGCCTATGACGGCGCCCCGGTCTCGGTCGCGGCGTTCCTGTCGGTCATCACCAAGGTGGCCGCGATTTTTGCCTTCGCGCAGGTGCTGCGCGATCTGCCGGTCGCTACCGGCTGGCCCGTCGTCGTCGCGCTGATCGCGGCGGTGACGATGACATTCGGCTACCTGGCGGCCCTGGTGCAGAGCAATGTGGTGCGGCTGCTGGCCTATTCCTCGGTGGCGCAGGCGGGCTATTTCCTGCTGGGGATCGTGGCGCTTGGCTCCAGCGCGCTGGCGCTGCCTTCGGTGATCGTGTTCGGCGCGGCCTATGTGGCGATGAACCTCGGGGCTTTTGCCGTCATCATGGTCGCGGGGCGCGATCTGGACGATTTCAAGGGGTTCGGCCGCGCGCGCCCGGTGATCGGCGTGGCCATGGTCGTGTTCCTGCTGTCGCTCACCGGGATTCCGCCGCTCTTCGGCTTTGTCGGCAAGGTGCTGCTGTTCGGAGCCGCGATCGAGGCGGGCTACCTTTGGCTGGCGGTGATCGGCATCCTCAACAGCGTGCTGGCGCTTGCGGTCTATCTACGCATCGTAGTGCCGATGTATCAGGCGGGCGAAAGCGAAGCGGTTCGGGCGGAGGTCGCGCTGCCGTTGCTTGTCGTGCTCGGGGCGACCGCGCTGGTCACGGCGCTGATGGGGCTGTTCGCGGGGGTCTTTCCCGGCTGA
- a CDS encoding NuoM family protein: protein MPLLSISVFLPLLGGLLLMVLPNKSARVAHGVSIATTGLTFLVTLAIWARGTLPGGFAQVEEIAWIPAIGAAYRVGVDGLSLPLILLTSLLFFLSAIYAARITDRPAVFVALMLMLETASIGTFAALDALLFYVFFEVSLVGMYFMIVGWGYEERQRAGLMFFIYTLLGSLPLLLAIIGLYLATGSFDMRLWIETPPLTGLAAMLALVAMLFTFAVKIPSFPVHTWLPAAHVQAPTVGSVILAGVMLKFGTYGLVRFALQMTPDAFARAGLVVLAFGVFSALYGAFVALAQSDLKKMIAYTSVNHMGYVVIGVAVAALTLDPDLRAVALNGATLQMVSHGIVTGALFFLVGMLQSRAHSREMADFGGLLGQVPWLGWAFILSAFASLGLPGLAHFPAEFQIFLATLNAQPWAIVAIIAIVVTAGLYLRAIAAVFLGERNEKWAAMPDLDRGEMLAIVPLLVLIIVIGVAPSWLLNMIDATMRALQF from the coding sequence ATGCCGCTTCTCTCGATCTCCGTCTTTCTGCCGCTCCTGGGTGGATTGCTGCTGATGGTGCTGCCAAACAAATCGGCCCGCGTCGCCCATGGCGTTTCCATCGCCACGACCGGGCTGACCTTCCTTGTGACGCTGGCCATCTGGGCGCGGGGCACGCTGCCGGGCGGTTTCGCGCAGGTCGAGGAGATCGCATGGATTCCGGCCATCGGCGCGGCCTACCGGGTTGGCGTCGACGGGCTAAGCCTGCCGCTGATCCTGCTGACCTCGCTGCTGTTCTTCCTGTCGGCGATCTATGCCGCGCGGATCACCGACCGTCCGGCGGTCTTTGTCGCGCTGATGCTGATGCTGGAGACCGCCTCTATCGGCACCTTCGCGGCACTGGATGCGCTCCTGTTCTACGTCTTCTTCGAGGTGTCGTTGGTGGGCATGTATTTCATGATCGTCGGCTGGGGCTATGAGGAGCGCCAGCGCGCCGGGTTGATGTTCTTCATCTACACGCTTCTGGGCTCGCTGCCGCTGTTGCTGGCGATCATCGGGCTCTATCTGGCCACCGGCAGTTTCGACATGCGTCTGTGGATCGAGACCCCGCCGCTGACCGGGCTGGCCGCGATGCTGGCGCTGGTCGCGATGCTGTTCACCTTCGCGGTCAAGATCCCGTCCTTTCCGGTGCATACCTGGCTGCCGGCGGCCCATGTGCAGGCCCCGACCGTCGGCAGCGTCATCCTGGCCGGCGTGATGCTGAAATTCGGCACCTATGGCCTCGTGCGCTTCGCCTTGCAGATGACGCCCGACGCCTTTGCGCGGGCCGGTCTGGTGGTGCTGGCCTTCGGCGTGTTCAGCGCCCTTTACGGGGCTTTCGTGGCGCTGGCGCAGTCGGATCTGAAGAAGATGATCGCCTACACCTCGGTCAACCACATGGGTTATGTGGTGATCGGCGTGGCGGTGGCGGCGCTGACGCTGGACCCCGATCTCCGGGCGGTTGCGCTCAATGGGGCCACCTTGCAGATGGTCAGCCACGGCATCGTCACCGGGGCGCTGTTCTTCCTTGTCGGCATGTTGCAGTCGCGCGCCCATAGCCGCGAGATGGCGGATTTCGGGGGGTTGCTGGGGCAGGTGCCGTGGCTGGGCTGGGCATTTATCCTATCGGCCTTCGCCTCGTTGGGGCTGCCCGGATTGGCGCATTTCCCGGCCGAGTTCCAGATTTTCCTGGCCACGCTGAACGCGCAGCCCTGGGCCATCGTCGCGATCATCGCCATCGTGGTGACGGCGGGGCTGTATCTGCGCGCCATCGCGGCGGTATTCCTGGGCGAGCGGAACGAGAAATGGGCGGCGATGCCCGATCTCGACCGGGGCGAGATGCTGGCCATCGTGCCGCTGCTTGTCCTCATCATCGTGATCGGGGTCGCGCCATCGTGGTTGCTTAACATGATCGACGCGACGATGCGGGCGCTGCAATTCTGA
- a CDS encoding NADH-quinone oxidoreductase subunit L produces MTMLALIILAPLLAGLAELVLRRAPEAIALVGVGIGFLAAMGTLAGAVAGDAVHLVLPGLPQKPLRLVAVPLTAVFSAMVATVAACVLVYAVGYMRSDPERPRFFGIVLLFVAAMQALVLAGDWITVLAAWELIGFSSYLLIGFWHGRDGVPSAATRAFLYTRSADLGLYLGIFVLIGWAGSSEISATLAITGTPALVAGLLLLVGAMGKSAQVPLQDWLQRAMAGPTPVSALLHSATLVAAGAILLIRVAPMLPGGALLAIGLVGGVTAVVAGLIALAERDLKRLLAASTSSQYGLMLLAIGAGVPVAALLHLIAHAAIKSTLFLGAGVFQHDRDSTDMDAVAGAGRARPLVLAGFGIAALALAGIPPLAGFFSKDAILAAALAAPGVVWLAPLALAGTVLTGAYMARALRVLWWGEAQPVSGRGMGWMSAGMAVLTALVAGLGFTFVPLEHLLEAELPPEGTAMILGLVAALSGLVLGWFVTPARLMGPVLPWAQRGFAVAGGMDGLVLRPTLAIAAACERFERHLLAAQLGLVRVLSLGTASRVERSENGLYAATLDLGRLNLRLGDRAETTDTNGIDGLIFGLVDRTIAAGRRLRLLQSGLIHRELALTVMGIAVIAAVLLILPISS; encoded by the coding sequence GGGCCTGCCGCAGAAGCCCCTGCGGCTGGTCGCGGTGCCGCTGACGGCGGTGTTTTCGGCTATGGTGGCGACGGTGGCGGCCTGTGTGCTGGTCTATGCCGTCGGGTACATGCGCAGCGACCCCGAAAGGCCGCGCTTTTTCGGCATCGTGCTGCTGTTCGTCGCGGCGATGCAGGCGCTGGTGCTGGCGGGCGACTGGATCACCGTGCTGGCGGCGTGGGAATTGATCGGCTTTTCCAGCTATCTGCTGATCGGCTTCTGGCATGGGCGTGACGGCGTGCCCAGTGCCGCGACACGGGCGTTTCTGTATACCCGCAGCGCCGATCTGGGCCTTTATCTGGGGATTTTCGTGCTGATCGGCTGGGCCGGCAGCTCGGAGATTTCGGCCACATTGGCGATCACCGGCACACCGGCGCTGGTGGCCGGATTGTTGTTGCTGGTGGGCGCGATGGGCAAATCGGCGCAGGTGCCGTTGCAGGACTGGTTGCAGCGCGCCATGGCAGGGCCGACGCCGGTTTCGGCACTGCTGCATTCCGCGACGCTGGTGGCGGCGGGGGCGATCCTGCTGATCCGGGTGGCGCCGATGCTGCCCGGCGGGGCCTTGCTGGCAATCGGACTGGTCGGCGGCGTCACCGCCGTCGTTGCCGGTTTGATCGCGCTGGCCGAGCGGGATCTGAAACGGCTGCTGGCGGCCTCGACCTCCAGCCAGTACGGGCTGATGCTACTGGCCATTGGCGCGGGGGTGCCGGTGGCGGCGCTGCTGCACCTGATCGCCCACGCGGCGATCAAGAGCACGCTTTTTCTGGGGGCGGGTGTGTTCCAGCATGATCGCGACAGCACCGACATGGATGCGGTCGCGGGCGCGGGCCGGGCACGACCGCTGGTGCTGGCCGGTTTCGGCATTGCTGCTTTGGCGCTGGCGGGGATCCCTCCGCTGGCGGGGTTCTTTTCCAAGGACGCGATCCTTGCCGCCGCGCTGGCGGCCCCCGGGGTCGTATGGCTCGCGCCACTGGCGCTGGCGGGCACGGTGCTGACCGGCGCCTATATGGCGCGGGCGCTGCGGGTGCTGTGGTGGGGCGAGGCGCAGCCCGTTTCCGGCAGGGGCATGGGCTGGATGTCTGCGGGCATGGCGGTGCTGACGGCGCTGGTGGCGGGGCTTGGGTTCACCTTCGTGCCGCTGGAGCACCTGCTGGAGGCCGAACTGCCGCCGGAAGGAACCGCCATGATCCTCGGGCTTGTGGCGGCGCTGAGCGGCCTGGTGCTGGGCTGGTTCGTGACACCCGCCCGCCTGATGGGGCCGGTTCTGCCCTGGGCGCAGCGCGGCTTTGCCGTTGCGGGCGGGATGGACGGGCTGGTGCTGCGCCCGACACTCGCCATCGCCGCCGCCTGCGAGCGGTTTGAACGGCACCTGCTGGCCGCGCAGCTTGGCCTTGTGCGCGTCCTGAGCCTTGGCACCGCATCCCGCGTCGAGCGGTCCGAGAACGGCCTTTACGCCGCGACCCTCGATCTGGGCCGGTTGAACCTGCGCCTGGGCGACCGCGCAGAGACCACCGACACAAACGGCATCGACGGGCTGATCTTCGGCCTTGTCGACCGGACAATCGCCGCCGGTCGCCGCCTGCGCCTGCTGCAAAGCGGGCTCATCCACCGCGAACTCGCCCTGACCGTCATGGGCATTGCCGTTATCGCGGCGGTGCTGCTGATCTTACCGATATCCTCCTGA